The nucleotide sequence GTCTTCACGGCTTTCCAGACCATGTGTAACATAGAGGTAAGTCTATTCTTCGCTCTTTTCCGGCTCTCTTCCCCGCCCACCGCTCTCTCTCTATTCGTGTGTATGCGTGGGcgttgatgttgttgttgacATCCTTGCCATTGGACCTTCGTCCTTGTCCTTGCCAATAGACATCGTAGTGCCCTTGCCACCCCACCAACCCAAAAACCCACAACGCCCCGCGTCACAGGATGTTATAACATTGCCGCCATCCATTCTCGCAATTGTTCGCTCGTAAATTACCCCCTGATTTGTGGCGGTGTAAAGTGGCGAGGAGTTGCTTATTATTACGATTTAATGTACTGCTCCAAAGGTCACCAGTCATTCGGCGGCCATTGTTCGATGTGCCAGTGTGGAGCACATCTGAGGGGGCCTCAATTGATAAGGAACTCGTACTCATCATCAGTCATAGAGCAGTTATCGTTTATAATGCAAACAGAGCTAGAAATGTTGACCCCAATAGGGGAATAGGTCCCTCGTAACTTTCTTTAAATGATTGCCCCCTAACCCACCCATTCAGCAGTTCAAAATGTTGTTTGCCTTATGATTGCCCCTTGGGAGCAATGGGAAACCATTGGGCTTTGAGAACTTATCATCAGTATGCAGTATCATGCAGTACCAGCTGTGGGAGCCACATGTAACCAGAAAAGTTGACCCCAATAAGGGTTTACGACTTTCCCGAATTCTTACAATTATTTCTCTTTAACTTTACTGTACTTTCGTGGACTGAAATCGTTGTATAGAAAGGTTTTACTCTTGAGATTCTCCAGTGGCTTATATTCCAAGAAGAAATTTAAGTGTATACaagattattttttataaatccgGTAACGAATACatcaacttttttttttcacaaaaaaaaaatgataatgGAATCCAGTTTCAGCAAATGATAAACGACAATCtaattccattaaaatatatcaaatAATTCTATGTAGTGGTTcctaatttatacaaattcCGCTCAACTGGAATCAATATTATTTCCAAGAACCAGCTGATAATAATCCCATTCACAGGCAGATTTGGGGGCATACTCCAATCTATTTCTGGTATGAAGTGACAGCGATTACCTAATTAATATTTGCAAATGAACACAATGTATTACACTTATTGGTAATGATAGGCATAGATTAAACTCCGTTGACGCGTTCATTGACTGGTTGCATTATAACGGCTTATTTCGATGACTATTTATTGTCGGTAATAAAATCCGTAAGATCAAGGCCAACGGATGGCAAAAGCAAAACCAGAAAACAGACTTATATACCTATTTTATACTATATACCATTTCGTGAGTGCGGATTCATTAACCAACTGGATTGTCGGGTATGCGAAAAAAAAACGTTCTTGTTCACGTTTATCTCGTCTTATTACGTATGCGACGCTTTTTTGTTATGGCCGAAACGCGAATCCCCATACTGCCCACCAAATTGGTCTTTGTCATTGTTTTGCAAACAGCTCATTTTTTGAAGCATTTTGTTATGGTTCAATGCACTGTATGAATACCTTCTGATAAATACCACAAAATTGGGTTTGAAGCGTTGAAATTTGTCcctttggttttatttttttgatgGTTTTCTTTACGGTTTTATTTTGGGCTTTCAACGAGGCAAGCGGCGCATGCGCAATACATTTTTTCTGTCTTTGTGCCTGCCCTCCAGTTAGTGTTTCTCTTTATAAACAATTTACtacggcagcagcaacaaaagcaAAAGTGACTTGGAATTCCAATCAGGGCGTGCTTTGGCGTAGTTAACTAAATTCATAGACCACAcagggaaaaataaaaatctacaCAAGTTGTTAATCATTTTTGTTAACGGGAATTCTTACCTAttattaagatatataaatcATTTTAGAGATTAGTTCTTATCTCGAGTACTTATGACACCGATATCCATTAATAAATGGATTATATTTCCAGagagttttttattattgatAATAAAACTAGTTCGTATCAAAAATGGTTTTCCATAAGCCGATGCTCTTTAgggataaatattttaacaaattgATTAATCACAAACCACAATATAAAcggaaatttaaaacaaagtTTAAATTAATATGGTTATGTGTGTTTTTCTATTATAGATTTTCTAACttgaattattaaattttttcttgAGTGTAGTTAGCCAAACTTATAGACCAACAATCGATCGATCGGCCCGTATTCCGTGTCCATTAGAGAGCAATTTTGAAGCGAGGCCTTGGCTCATATGGTGCAATAGTTGGAGTGGCACAGAACACTTTCAGAGACCGCTGGAACCGCTTTCCACCTGATTGCGCAATCGATATCAAATGCAATGCCCAATTCAAAACGCGTCGAGCAGCACAACTCTTTCAATGTCATTGCAATTGCAAGTTCGTTGCACAAACCCCCACACAGTCGTCAGGCTCAAGGCCACGTCAGCAATAAACCAAGCCACGTTGACCAACATACATATGCACACATCAATTTGGCCAAGACGGTGGGCGACTGCCGGAGAGGGAGGGGGTGGGGACGGGCGGAGCGCCTGCGCCCAGACGGTTGCACAACAACAAACCGAAAAGTGGGTGTGCGCCGACGAGCCCACCACTCACTGCCCGaatccaaatccaaatccGAACCACCTGACCCCACCTCCCACAAAACCACCTTCTCCGCCAGCAGTCGTGTGCAGCAATGTCTGACCAAAAGAGCGGAAAATCAAGTCTAGCCTGGCCAGACAGAGTTTTCTGGACACCCTATAAAGTAACGATGGTCCCAGCGAAAATGGGGATTTTCAACACTCGGAATTTCCCGCTAGTGATGTAACGTTTAAAAAATTAGAAACAAAATCCAAAATAAGAGGGTGTTtttttaacaactttttttattaaataaaagtaCATAACCCCTTAAATATATGAGTTCTTAAAACTTCGTGGTTTTAGActgcatttttaaaaaatccaaGACATAAAAAATCGTACATTTCTGGGATATTACTTAATTGACAAAAAGTGATCTTATACTTAATTAAATTCTACTAACATAACCCCTCCAAATCTATCTTAGAGTctgcatttttaaaaaatctgtcTTTACTATAAGCCTTATAAAAGCCTAACCTCCTATGTCTATGTCAAAAAGTGATCTGATACTAGATTTAAAAGTTAAGTTACACGTGGCCTAAAAAGTAATCATTCTGCTAAAAATAgtattgtaatatttttacgTGAAAGAAAGAAATCTTTTGAGCTCCCTGATTTAAAGGAAAATAGATCTAGTCGTCCCACAAAAATATATCAGAGCCAATAAATATCTTAGGTTACAACTAAATATCAACAAAGTCAAAActtataaaacaataaatatcTAAGTCTAGCTACCGTTTTCACTGCAACAAAATGAAGGACTACGTAAGGAAGAGTATTGATTTCAATGTCGAACGCAAACAGGAGCTGGGCGACTTTCGCACCTATGGATTTATGAAGGCAGTCAGATCGGATACACCCATCCCAGCGGCTCAGAAGAAAATTAGTGCCACTACACTGACGGAGAGATTGCACTCCTTACACGGAAAGGTGTCGATGAACATAGAAAGCGAGGTGGGATCAGATGGACTACCCTCTACTATGCCTTCAGTAATATCCTTTTCACGCCAATCGAAAGCAATGACATCCTTTGAGATTAAACGGAAACTATTTGATGAGGCGGAGTTCACCATAACCCGAGGCAAGAAACTAAGTGAACTCACTCATCCAAAAGACTCTGGCGAAACTATTGCCTTTAAAGATCCAGGATGTTCGAGTATGGAAGAAATCGAGGCATATTGTGACAGAATGCACATTAAGTTTGCCAAATAATTCGTATACGGGTTCTACATTTTATTCAAGTTTTCCTAGAAGattctatttatttttacattgCTTTAATCAAATTGATCTAGTTACCAGCAAACATAGTGTCACTTAACAACCAAGTCCAAGCTGACAATATATTAATATACATTTACCACTACCACAAAATGGCCAAATACTTTAAGAAGGATATTGACTTCAATGTTGATCTGAAAAGGGAGTCAACCGATGGACGCACCTACGGATTTATGAAGACCTTACGGTCGGATACGCCCATTCCCATGGCTCATAAGAAAATCGGTTCTTCAACACTGTTGAATAGGCTAAGAACGTGGCACGAAGTTGACTTTAACAATGATGAAAGCGAATCTGAGTCAACTGGAGAACAGGGTTCCTTAGCTTCAGTGGAATCGCCGGATGGCCGAACAAACTCATTGACTCCTTTTGAGATGAAACGGAAAATGTTTGATTCAGCAGAGTTCACCATAACACGAGGCCAGAAACTAAGTGATAATATTCATCCGACCCATTCCGGATTAAAAGTTAATATCAAAGATATGGAAATTGATTATATGGAAGATTTGGAGGCCTATTGTCGCAAAATGAACATAAAGTTAGACAAATAATCGATTTAATTTCTTACTTTGTATACAGCTTCTAAAGctataaataaagaatacgATAATATTTTCCTCTAGCTACATATTTACTTTTtgttaaaaatacattttttggtGCATACCAATTTGAAGTAAAAGTCATTATACCTTCTGTAAGGAAAGACATACCAAACTCGTTTcacattttttgaagtttttcGTGAGTCGTTGTGCCAGTTTTTGCGTAACGTAAACAAAGTAAAGTGACGATCGATTTAATAAGTTGTGCAGTACATTCTCCTGCAATTCCTCGTACGCACGTTACTTTCTTTATCGCATTTCGACTTTCTTTCGACTCTTGTTTGCACACAACTTGACCCAATTCTCTGGATAGGAGGTGTATATGTCCGTCAATCCAATAATAAAGAGATCATCAACAAATTTTCATTGAGCTCCATTGGTGGTGATAAGGAATACTTACACTTCAAACTCGAGATTTCTTATCACCACCTTCTTTTAGACGTCTATAGCTCTTTGCTTTTTATGCTCTACTATACCAGTGCCATAAACATTATTTAGCTTGAGTTAGTTACGTACGTTTGAAATATTATAGCCAGTTAGAACATTTGCGAAGTCCCAAAAGTGGCTGTAAGCATTTTCCGTTGATAGACTTATAAATAGTTCCTGAGTTCTCAAGGGCACTGAACGTATACACCGTATGTTTCCTGACAAAACAGTTCCGCTTCTCGAATGCAGACAATTAAATTCTCGACTTTCACTTATGTACTTGTAGCCCCtagttattaaaatataagtaCACAGTTCTCTGTAGAGCACTTTTAAAGCACTATCAGTTAAAGCCTCTGAAGTTGGACTTCAAAATGGGCACGAGGACCGGACCCGATTTGCAGCGCCACTTAATTGATGCAGCTAGAAATCGAAATCAAGTCAGAGTCAGAATTTTTTGCTAAGATAACCATATCGATAGGTCGTTCACCGAGATGCGTTCTTTGGAATGGAAAATTTTTGAACTCAACCACAAACACGTTTCGCATGTGCAACTTGTAATTTTCCATTGACACTCGCAAGAATTGTAAATTTGCACTTGAATCTAGTTGCAGACAAGGTTTTGATtggatttatttttttcagctgttcgattttttatttaaatgtataaatTTATGCGTGTTAGGACCACTCTAATCGattattatacatatataaaattGGCTTCAGTCATAGGTATTCTCAAtagcttttcttttttaaactTGTATGTTAAGTAATTTCTACACAAGATgttattaattatacccgttacttgtagagtaaaagggtatactagcttcgtcggaaagtatgatacaggtagaaggaagcgttttcgaccccgtaaagtatatatgttcttgaacaggatcactagccgagtcaatctagccaagtccgtctgtccgtataaatgctgtgatctcggaaactatacaagctacagtactgggattaggcatgcagattcctgagattccttcgcagcgaaagtttatttcagcagggtgccacgcccactcttacgcccacaaaccgtccaaaacattggctcctacagttttaatgctagaataaaagtAATTAACTGAAACTTATTGTTCTcatcgatacctatcgattgacccaaccacgcccactttaacgcccacaaactttaaaaaatcgaaaatatgaacgctgatatctcggaaaataCCAAAGAAAGAGAACTGGGTTTTCAGATTTAAATTCCgaagccttgtacgcagcgcaagttggttacgcgaatatgccacgcccactttaaaacccataaaccgcccaaacctgtgacgcccacaattttcatgctagacaAAAATTATAGCCctaatgtattagtctcgtcaaaacttatcgattgacccaaaaaaagtttgctacgcccactctaacgagACTAGGGTTAGGCAAAGGAACCTAAAATAGGTCTTGATTGTTGGAAGTGTAACAAGAAATTTCTAAGTACATTTGTTTTGGAGTCGAAAAACCATTGTGATAGTATTTCGAAACCAACTATGTTTTAATTGTATTATATCCGCTTTGGTGGGGTTTTCTAGGGAGATGTATTTTGCCTCGAAAACGTATCCGGACAGGAAATACCTGATATTGTGTACTTGAACTGCGAACACGTTTTCCGTATAACatttaaagaaaaacaataaacaaacgCGTTGCTGCCGGTTCATTGGCATGCAGTCGTCAAAATGTGTCTGGCACGTTTCCAAAATGCTAATCATATCTCTTTTCGACCCTATGTACCCCACAGAAAACCATACTGGACAGCATTTCCCAGGAAGATGATAGCTTTAAGGGTGAGGGCTACACCAGCCTGGCGATCATCTACCTGTTCTTCTCGCTCTCCAACTGGCTGGCACCCTCGTTCATCTCGTTCACCGGACCCCGAGTGGCCATGGTAGTGGGAGCACTGACCTACACGTGAGTTGATCCCCGATCCCCTTTTATGCGGTCAATAAAGTTTGGTAACTAATGTCCACCGATTTACAGGGCCTTCATGATCACGTTCATGTTCCCATCCACGGTGCTGCTGTACGTGGGCAGCGCCGTGCTGGGATTGGGTGCCTCGATCACCTGGACGGGTCAAGGAACCTACCTGGCACGCTGCAGTGAATCCACGACCATCTCCCGCAACTCTGGCGTCTTCTGGGCCCTGCTGCAGTGCAGCATGTTCATCGGCAATCTGTTCGTGTACTATCAGTTCCAGGACAAGACCAGGATCGACAAGGAAACACGGAATCTGGTCATCGGCGTGCTCACCGTGATCGCCATTCTTGGCATAGTATTCCTGGCCGCCCTGAGATTCATGGCCGACAATGCCGAGCACGACAACGAACTGGAGCAGAAGCACACGGGCTGCGGACAGGCCATGTACGCCTTGAAGTCCGCAGGACAATTGTTCCTCACCAAGAAGATGCTGCTCCTCAGCTTGGCTTTCTTTTATACAGGTTGGTAGAAGTacctaaaaaataaactatataaataataatttgtatTCATAATAATAAGTTACCAAACCTAAAAAGaaccttacaaaaaatatcaaaataatatcTCATCAAACTTATAATGAcatcatttaaattttattaattatatcttAACCTTTAAAGGTCTCGAGCTGTCATTCTTCAGTGGCGTTTTTGGATCGGCGATTGGATTCACCACGAAAATTGCTGAGACCCCGAAGGAGATCGTTGGCCTGGTGGGCATTTGCATTGGAGCCGGCGAGGTCTTCGGAGGAGGACTCTTTGGCATACTGGGCAACAAGACGACGCGATATGGACGCGATCCCATCGTGATTGCCGGCTATGTGATGCACATGGCGGCCTTCTTCATGACTTTCGTCAACCTGCCGAACAGCGCACCGTTCAAAGATACCACCGATATATCCTACCTGGATCCGCCCAGAGCCAGTATTGCGCTGATCTGTGCCTTTCTTTTGGGCCTGGGCGATGCCTGCTTCAACACCCAGATCTACTCGATGCTGGGCGGCGAGTATGTGAACAATGCCGTGGGCGCATTCGCCTTGTTCAAGTTCACCCAGTCGGTGGCGGCGGCCATCAGCTTCTTCTACTCCTCGCACTTCGGACTGTACGTTCAGCTGGGCATCCTGGTGGTCATGGGAACCATCGGCACCATCGCCTTCGTAATCGTCGAGTGGGGCTTCAAGAGGCAGCACCGCGAACAGGAGGCATTGGAGAAGTAATCCCGCCCGATATCATAGGATCTAGAGTATTAGATGCAGGTTCTCGTTAGGGCGCTAGGGCTGTATAGCCACTTGTCCGTGTTTATTAAAATCCTCGGAGTGCTTTAAATCCGTGCGACTGCGTCGTCTTCCTAGACAATAACTAATAAGTGTTGTTGCGCGCTATTGTTGCTAAATATACGTATTTTAATGTTGGCATTCCAAAACGTAATTATAATCTAGTTGTCTATGTTTTTATATGTGTGTATTGTATATGtgcgtttatttattttaagcagCTATTGTGCAATTGTAAATTAGTAAACCACAGATTTGGAGTattataagaaatatataacgAATTTTAAGAAAAGTTGGGAGTGTTTCAATGTGGTAATTTGGCCGTATTGGAAATTGTAATGAACATTCAATAAATTGTTCTCAGATTCAgccaatttttaaatttgtaatcaTATCAGAAATGAAAGATATAACCATTGTGGCTTACCTTCTGCTGTTTCTTTTAAGTATAATTATGACTGAATCATATTAAGCCTATTAACAAATCTAATAATGATTTAAactgtatttttattttgaaatccTGTTTTGACCGTTACAAAAAATATACTCGATTAAAGAATATTCGATACTTTCGAAAATCGATAGGACTATCAGAAAATATCAATTTGCACAGGAAGATTCACTTCGCCCATCGCTAATAAAAAACCATTCGGTTCggaattttagaaaattttgaTAGAACCATGAAAAATGGCCAAGAATAAGTCAACGGTGTACCTGGGATACGAGGATGAGGAGGTTACGGCCAAGCAGGAGCAGTTCCTGAACAGCTGCACCAACAAAATCGGCGGCACACCCGTAAGAAGGGCGATTACATGGACTTCCACCGAGACAGCTGATAattgaaattgatttttaCCCACAGGATTGGCCCAGACACGAGGTTACCATTCCGTCATGCCCGCTGTGCGGAGCAGTGCGTCCGCTGATCGTGCAGATGTATGCGCCGCTGGACCGCTCCCAGTTCCATCGCAGCCTGTACGTCTTTGGATGCATGAGCCCCGCCTGCTCGCAGAATCCCAAGAGCTGGGTCTGTGTGCGCACCCAGCACCTGGATCACCAGTTCGAGGTGATCAGTGAGCAGTCGCCCAAGGCCACGCCCACTGGCAAGCAGCACTCGAAGAAGAAGGGCAAGTCCGGCGGATTGCAGGCGGTCAACTGGTGCAGTGGAGCGGACGACTGGGGAGACAGTGGCTGTGGAACCATCGATGTGGCCAAGACCAACTCCGTGGCGTTGGACGAGGCCATGGACATCACCGCCGACGACGAGCAGAATGAGAGGAACGGCAATGTGCGTCCCAATGCCTTGCAATACGCCAATGCGAAGGCAGATATCAAACTGGATGAATCAGTCAAGCTGGAGCAGGTGAAGATGGGCGGCGatgaggacgaggacgaggatgAGAGCACCTCGCTGGAGAGCGACCTGATCTCGGGCTTCCATCAAATGGACATGGTCTCTCCTCAGAACGCCGACGATGATCCGAATGCCAACTGTGCAGCGGCCGCCGCTCCCAGTTTGGATGGAGCTGGAGCCAGTGCAGCCTCAACAGCTGTTTATGCCGAGATCGAGGGTCCCGAAACGGATCTGGTGCTGGTCGACACGCCCAAGAAGCCGGAACGCGACCTTGTTGCCTTGCTAAAGCACACCTCCAGTTCGCTTTCGCAGATCAAGGATCTTACACTCAAGTCGTACTACATTGCTGTGGATGTAGAGAGCAAGACCCAAGTGGAGGAGTACGAGAACTATGGAGGCGCTCTATC is from Drosophila suzukii chromosome 3, CBGP_Dsuzu_IsoJpt1.0, whole genome shotgun sequence and encodes:
- the LOC108018680 gene encoding UNC93-like protein MFSD11 — protein: MDFKFLMILILGFGFMFVFTAFQTMCNIEKTILDSISQEDDSFKGEGYTSLAIIYLFFSLSNWLAPSFISFTGPRVAMVVGALTYTAFMITFMFPSTVLLYVGSAVLGLGASITWTGQGTYLARCSESTTISRNSGVFWALLQCSMFIGNLFVYYQFQDKTRIDKETRNLVIGVLTVIAILGIVFLAALRFMADNAEHDNELEQKHTGCGQAMYALKSAGQLFLTKKMLLLSLAFFYTGLELSFFSGVFGSAIGFTTKIAETPKEIVGLVGICIGAGEVFGGGLFGILGNKTTRYGRDPIVIAGYVMHMAAFFMTFVNLPNSAPFKDTTDISYLDPPRASIALICAFLLGLGDACFNTQIYSMLGGEYVNNAVGAFALFKFTQSVAAAISFFYSSHFGLYVQLGILVVMGTIGTIAFVIVEWGFKRQHREQEALEK
- the LOC139353193 gene encoding uncharacterized protein, yielding MAKYFKKDIDFNVDLKRESTDGRTYGFMKTLRSDTPIPMAHKKIGSSTLLNRLRTWHEVDFNNDESESESTGEQGSLASVESPDGRTNSLTPFEMKRKMFDSAEFTITRGQKLSDNIHPTHSGLKVNIKDMEIDYMEDLEAYCRKMNIKLDK
- the trus gene encoding programmed cell death protein 2-like, which produces MAKNKSTVYLGYEDEEVTAKQEQFLNSCTNKIGGTPDWPRHEVTIPSCPLCGAVRPLIVQMYAPLDRSQFHRSLYVFGCMSPACSQNPKSWVCVRTQHLDHQFEVISEQSPKATPTGKQHSKKKGKSGGLQAVNWCSGADDWGDSGCGTIDVAKTNSVALDEAMDITADDEQNERNGNVRPNALQYANAKADIKLDESVKLEQVKMGGDEDEDEDESTSLESDLISGFHQMDMVSPQNADDDPNANCAAAAAPSLDGAGASAASTAVYAEIEGPETDLVLVDTPKKPERDLVALLKHTSSSLSQIKDLTLKSYYIAVDVESKTQVEEYENYGGALSMDHIRDLYQEYKLRDGDATHSPTGGASGAGEPGEEYESYEKSLPAHGDIVFHNFITTIQQNPGQLLRYSRDALPLLVAPLTEPLPKCQNCKGETICEVQLLPTLIPKLRFQVNGCNAPIEYGNVLVFTCLKSCWDTPDLMRYEHVVVQSES